The stretch of DNA ACATCGACGACGAACTCCTGAAGGACGCCACCGACGTCCTCGGGACGGAGACGATGAAGCAAACCGTGAACCGCGCGCTCGAAGAGGTCGTCCACGCCGCTCGCCGTAGGCGGCACGCCGACCGACTCGCCCGTCGCCAAGGCCTCGATCTCCACGATCCAGAGGTAATGGCGAAGGCATGGCACTGACTGCTCGGTACCTCGCAGACAAAAGCGCGCTGGCTCGGTTCTCGCATC from Acidimicrobiales bacterium encodes:
- a CDS encoding type II toxin-antitoxin system VapB family antitoxin, which codes for MSKRLVDIDDELLKDATDVLGTETMKQTVNRALEEVVHAARRRRHADRLARRQGLDLHDPEVMAKAWH